The following proteins are encoded in a genomic region of Corticium candelabrum chromosome 11, ooCorCand1.1, whole genome shotgun sequence:
- the LOC134186295 gene encoding uncharacterized protein LOC134186295, which yields MAEQITGITVTSKRLEQWFNDEVSLTCTPVKEKTTQNLTERPHLNPIWKFLTSRVKSQKNKESLCHGLTVEVCFAVHMMLQVSLSVTLVQIRHHLYSYLITRVQ from the exons ATGGCAGAGCAAATTACCGGTATTACTGTCACGTCAAAGCGTCTAGAGCAATGGTTTAACGATGAAGTAAGTCTTACATGTACACCTGTGAAGGAGAAGACTACACAGAA TCTGACTGAAAGGCCACATCTAAATCCAATTTGGAAATTTCTAACAAGTCGTGTGAAAAGTCAGAA AAATAAAGAATCACTGTGTCATGGCCTTACAGTTGAAGTCTGTTTTGCTGTGCACATGATGCTGCAAGTAAGCTTATCTGTAACACTCGTCCAGATCAGACATCACCTCTATTCATATCTGATCACAAGAGTTCAGTAG
- the LOC134186533 gene encoding uncharacterized protein LOC134186533: MATNRDSERRPIETLDITGPAHIVAERWRKWKRSFQYYIEGQGITDHSRQRSLLLHYAGTAVQDIHESLTEAAVADDNTAFSRTVDALDTYFQCAPNTPYERHTFRQMRQNDDESVDQFASRLRMQAKHCNFQDEDDQLRDQLIEHIRDARLRRKLLETVDIQLRDVLKTARVWESVDQQARGMQHALTPAAVTNASGKKPDDIAAVRYRRQLPKGQTKTHSDAPACTHCGRSGHYARSEACPARGKTCNKCHKRNHFASQCRSQGVSASSSGSPQRRGTNHASDRRQKHRPPARRSDRAHQVTASSQPDSGEDEDESFAFTIGDYDGQMSKQLSTSTPTTMISLNGVTTQALIDSGASCNIMGDDLFHKLCSQGLNVTLRVTSKTLYAYASRQPLDVVGQFTANATIHGRTTPTEFVVIRSKGQLLLGRKSAQQFGVLRLKPERPHTAHTVNTSGDQFRVDIEQRYPQLFHGVGKLDGYQAHIHIDPRVRPVAQKPRRIPFALRKPVSDRLEELLTKDIIEKVDGPTSWVSPVVVAPKASGEIRLCVDMRRANEAIIRERYPIPTVDEILQALNGSTVFSKLDLRWGFHQVELDEASRDITTFAVNDGLYRYKRMMFGITSAPEKYQHIVSQLLTDCPGALNIADDLIVYGPDQGTHDANLFRVLDRLRECGLTLNLQKCWFRRTKVEFYGLQLSGQGVEPSKDKIQAIIDAPRPSTAAELRSFLGIVGFSARFLPDLSTTAEPLRRITHRNNSFTWTDEQERAFTKLKKQLAKATALAYFDHTARTQVIADASPVGLGAVLVQQQPNGSSRAICYASRTLTSVERRYSQTEKEALGLVWACERFHQYLYGTTFDLVTDHKPLQVIYSQSSKPSARIERWVLRLQAYTFKVKYVTGPNNIADALSRLPTTRIDNAVDTGDTEESVHIVTQCTAPCAIAIKDIETASASDDELQTIRRCISTNDWTHLPHKFMPVRHELTAIGQVVLRGTRIVPPSCYRDRILELALMKAIKE, encoded by the coding sequence ATGGCTACGAACAGGGACTCAGAGCGCCGACCTATCGAAACTCTCGATATCACAGGCCCCGCACACATTGTTGCAGAACGATGGCGGAAGTGGAAGAGGAGCTTCCAATATTACATAGAAGGTCAAGGCATCACCGATCACTCTCGTCAACGCAGTCTCCTGTTACACTACGCAGGTACAGCTGTGCAGGACATACACGAGAGCCTCACAGAAGCCGCAGTTGCAGACGATAATACGGCATTTTCTCGTACTGTGGATGCCCTTGACACATATTTCCAGTGCGCGCCCAACACGCCCTACGAGCGCCATACCTTTCGTCAGATGAGACAGAACGATGATGAGTCAGTAGACCAGTTTGCGTCCCGTCTCCGCATGCAGGCAAAACACTGCAATTTTCAAGATGAAGACGACCAACTTCGAGATCAGCTGATCGAACACATCCGTGATGCTCGACTCCGCCGCAAATTACTTGAAACTGTCGATATACAACTGCGAGACGTCTTGAAGACAGCACGTGTTTGGGAGTCAGTTGACCAACAAGCAAGAGGAATGCAGCACGCTCTCACACCTGCCGCCGTAACCAATGCCAGTGGAAAAAAGCCAGACGACATTGCAGCTGTCCGATACCGCAGACAATTGCCAAAAGGTCAAACAAAAACCCACAGCGACGCCCCAGCATGCACACATTGTGGTCGATCAGGACACTATGCACGCTCTGAAGCTTGTCCAGCACGTGGGAAGACTTGTAACAAGTGTCACAAGCGCAACCACTTTGCGTCACAGTGCCGCAGTCAAGGAGTTTCCGCGTCATCTTCGGGCTCACCGCAACGTCGCGGTACCAACCACGCCTCCGACcgcagacagaaacacagaccaCCTGCTCGCCGCAGTGACCGCGCTCATCAAGTCACCGCATCTTCCCAACCGGATTCTGGAGAAGATGAGGATGAGTCATTCGCCTTTACGATTGGTGATTACGACGGCCAAATGTCAAAGCAGCTGTCAACTTCAACACCAACAACCATGATTAGTTTGAACGGCGTTACCACACAAGCACTAATCGACTCTGGAGCTTCTTGCAATATTATGGGTGACGATCTCTTTCACAAACTCTGTTCACAAGGCCTGAACGTAACGCTACGAGTAACGAGCAAGACGCTGTACGCTTACGCCTCACGTCAACCACTTGACGTCGTTGGTCAGTTCACGGCCAACGCTACGATACACGGAAGAACAACGCCCACCGAATTTGTGGTAATTCGGTCGAAGGGGCAGCTTCTCCTCGGCAGGAAATCAGCTCAACAGTTTGGAGTACTGCGGTTGAAACCTGAGCGACCGCACACCGCACACACGGTCAACACGTCTGGTGACCAGTTCCGGGTCGACATCGAACAGCGATACCCGCAGCTCTTTCACGGTGTCGGCAAGTTGGATGGCTACCAAGCGCATATTCACATTGATCCGCGGGTCAGACCAGTCGCACAAAAGCCACGACGGATTCCTTTCGCACTTAGAAAGCCTGTTTCGGACAGATTGGAAGAACTCCTTACGAAGGACATTATCGAGAAAGTCGACGGTCCTACGTCATGGGTTAGTCCAGTTGTCGTCGCGCCGAAGGCGTCCGGAGAAATACGCCTATGTGTTGACATGCGCCGTGCGAACGAGGCAATTATCCGTGAACGTTACCCAATTCCAACGGTTGATGAAATTCTACAAGCACTGAACGGCAGCACTGTCTTTTCAAAGCTTGATCTTCGATGGGGATTTCACCAGGTCGAGCTTGACGAGGCGTCACGTGATATCACTACATTCGCTGTCAACGACGGTCTCTACCGCTACAAACGCATGATGTTTGGCATCACATCGGCGCCAGAGAAGTACCAACACATTGTCAGCCAACTTTTGACCGATTGTCCGGGTGCACTGAATATTGCGGACGATCTCATTGTCTACGGGCCAGACCAAGGGACACATGACGCTAACCTGTTCCGAGTACTCGATCGCCTTCGAGAATGTGGTCTCACCCTCAACCTACAGAAGTGTTGGTTTCGCAGAACTAAAGTCGAGTTTTATGGCCTACAGCTGTCAGGACAGGGAGTAGAGCCATCCAAGGACAAAATTCAGGCAATCATCGATGCACCACGCCCAAGTACCGCAGCAGAACTACGCAGCTTTCTTGGAATCGTGGGATTCAGCGCTCGATTCCTACCCGACCTCTCCACGACTGCAGAGCCTCTACGCCGaatcacacacagaaacaattcTTTCACGTGGACCGACGAGCAAGAGCGAGCTTTCACgaaactaaagaaacagcTTGCTAAAGCCACCGCACTCGCGTACTTCGACCACACTGCACGTACACAGGTCATCGCAGACGCCAGCCCTGTTGGTCTCGGAGCAGTTCTCGTACAACAACAACCTAACGGTTCGTCTCGTGCAATCTGCTATGCCAGCCGCACGCTCACCAGTGTCGAACGCCGCTACAGTCAGACGGAGAAGGAAGCTTTAGGTCTTGTTTGGGCTTGTGAACGTTTTCACCAGTACCTGTACGGCACAACTTTTGACCTTGTCACCGATCACAAACCTCTCCAAGTGATATACTCTCAATCGTCAAAGCCATCTGCACGCATCGAACGATGGGTTCTTCGACTCCAGGCGTACACTTTCAAAGTAAAGTACGTCACCGGACCAAACAACATTGCTGACGCCTTGTCACGTTTACCGACCACCAGGATCGACAACGCAGTGGACACAGGTGATACTGAAGAGTCAGTCCACATAGTTACGCAGTGTACCGCTCCGTGTGCTATAGCAATAAAGGACATTGAAACCGCTTCAGCTAGTGATGATGAGCTACAGACCATCCGCCGATGCATAAGCACCAACGACTGGACACATCTCCCTCACAAGTTCATGCCGGTTCGCCACGAACTTACAGCTATCGGTCAAGTCGTTCTTCGCGGTACCAGGATAGTACCTCCTTCATGCTACCGTGACCGCATCCTGGAGTTAGCGCTCATGAAGGCCATCAAGGAATAG
- the LOC134186924 gene encoding uncharacterized protein K02A2.6-like — protein sequence MTCKTCISCQAVSQPLPPAPVKSTALPQGPWEDLATDLLGPLPTGETLLVTVDYYSRYFEVDILRSTTAQSVINRLNVHFARYGIPRSIRTDNGPQFIASEFTAFLNELGIQHRRNTPLWPRANGEVERQNRTLLKAIKVANLEQKPWRVELQRFLLAYRSTPHSTTGVSPAELLFRRPMRSKLPAITDTVSDDVSVRDRDSARKQTTKDYADQSSRALDHPVTEGDRVLVRNTTPANKLSPTFLPDPYTVVSRHGDQLVLESPGKVKVKRNVQLTKPVCERKERDEDVEISAGSSESANTDSNTQADTGDQAAATTPTQDMSEPETQQSERPKRTIVPPARFKSFVTSFR from the coding sequence ATGACGTGTAAAACTTGTATCAGTTGTCAAGCCGTCAGTCAGCCGCTTCCTCCAGCTCCAGTCAAATCAACGGCACTACCACAAGGACCGTGGGAAGACCTAGCCACAGATTTGCTGGGACCTCTACCGACAGGAGAAACGCTACTCGTCACCGTAGACTACTACAGCCGCTACTTCGAGGTTGACATTCTACGGTCTACTACCGCGCAGTCCGTCATCAACCGTCTCAATGTTCATTTTGCACGGTACGGTATCCCGCGAAGCATTCGCACCGACAACGGACCGCAGTTCATTGCTTCCGAGTTCACTGCTTTCCTCAACGAGCTAGGAATCCAGCATCGCCGGAACACACCTCTTTGGCCACGGGCAAATGGAGAAGTAGAACGACAGAACCGCACTCTGTTGAAGGCCATTAAGGTCGCGAATCTTGAACAGAAACCATGGCGAGTGGAGTTACAAAGATTTCTACTAGCCTACCGGTCTACACCTCATTCAACAACAGGTGTCAGTCCCGCCGAGCTACTCTTTCGCCGTCCAATGCGCAGCAAGCTACCCGCTATCACGGATACGGTAAGTGATGACGTATCTGTTCGTGATCGTGACTCTGCACGTAAGCAAACCACGAAAGATTATGCTGACCAGTCGAGTCGTGCCCTGGACCATCCTGTCACGGAGGGAGACAGAGTTCTTGTCAGAAATACGACTCCTGCGAATAAGCTCAGTCCTACTTTCTTGCCGGATCCGTACACAGTTGTTTCTCGTCACGGGGATCAGCTTGTCCTCGAATCTCCGGGAAAAGTCAAGGTTAAACGCAACGTCCAGCTGACGAAGCCGGTATGCGAAAGGAAGGAAAGAGATGAGGACGTTGAGATATCAGCAGGCAGCAGTGAAAGTGCAAACACCGACAGCAACACCCAGGCAGATACTGGAGACCAAGCTGCAGCCACGACCCCGACACAAGACATGTCTGAGCCAGAGACACAACAATCAGAACGACCGAAGCGAACTATAGTCCCTCCTGCGCGATTTAAATCGTTTGTGACTTCGTTTCGTTAG